One Hordeum vulgare subsp. vulgare chromosome 4H, MorexV3_pseudomolecules_assembly, whole genome shotgun sequence DNA window includes the following coding sequences:
- the LOC123447734 gene encoding type IV inositol polyphosphate 5-phosphatase 11 isoform X1, with amino-acid sequence MGNCSSFRWRFSELNSNGMVSIEEDGTHEGIKTIRIQKACEFTTGSVLCVCIITWNMNGKMSVEDIRKLVSSNRKFDLLVVGLQEVPKCGVEQVLQEAMADTHILLCQKAMQSIQMFLFGAKSSEAYIKEMKVDEHAVGGCGGVIGRKKGAVAMYVNFSGIQMVFVSCHLAAHERKVEKRNSECRHISHSLFSKNDIHYAKSADITVWLGDLNYRLEGISSLPARKMIEENRQSKLRDRDQLLQEAEKGQVFNGYCEGTLSFKPTYKYNVGSSNYDSSYKIRVPSWTDRILFKVDHSSGLDAVLSSYEALDCVSSSDHKPVKAHLCLKVRGGNS; translated from the exons ATGGGCAACTGCAGCAGCTTCAGATG GAGATTCAGTGAGCTGAACAGCAATGGCAtggtttccattgaagaggatggAACTCATGAAGGCATCAAGACGATCCGGATTCAGAAAGCCTGTGAGTTCACCACCGGCTCTGTGCTCTGTGTCTGCATTATCACATGGAACATGAACGGCAAG ATGTCTGTGGAGGACATAAGGAAGCTGGTGAGCTCCAACAGGAAGTTCGACTTGCTGGTCGTTGGGCTGCAAGAAGTCCCGAAATGCGGCGTCGAACAAGTTCTGCAAGAAGCCATGGCTGATACACACAT CTTGTTATGCCAGAAGGCCATGCAGTCGATTCAGATGTTCCTTTTCGGGGCAAAGAGTTCAGAAGCGTACATCAAAG AAATGAAGGTAGATGAACACGCAGTTGGAGGCTGCGGTGGCGTAATTGGGAGGAAGAAAGGAGCTGTGGCCATGTATGTAAACTTCAGCGGGATCCAGATGGTATTTGTGTCCTGCCATCTTGCAG CCCATGAACGCAAGGTGGAGAAGAGGAACTCTGAATGCCGGCATATTTCGCACTCGCTGTTCTCCAAGAATGACATACACTACGCCAAATCTGCAGACATAACAGTTTGGCTTGGTGACTTGAATTACAGATTAGAAGGAATAAGTTCGTTACCAGCAAGGAAGATGATCGAGGAGAATCGTCAAAGT AAGCTAAGAGACAGAGACCAGCTGCTGCAAGAAGCCGAGAAGGGTCAAGTGTTCAATGGGTACTGTGAAGGGACCTTGTCTTTTAAGCCAACATACAAATATAATGTCGGAAGTAGCAACTACGATTCAAGTTACAAG ATCAGAGTACCATCTTGGacagataggatattgttcaaggtTGACCATTCTTCTGGCTTGGACGCCGTCTTAAGTTCATATGAAGCACTTGATTGTGTTAGCAGCTCGGATCACAAGCCTGTGAAAGCTCATCTTTGTCTGAAAGTACGTGGTGGCAATTCATAG
- the LOC123447734 gene encoding type IV inositol polyphosphate 5-phosphatase 11 isoform X2: MGNCSSFRWRFSELNSNGMVSIEEDGTHEGIKTIRIQKACEFTTGSVLCVCIITWNMNGKMSVEDIRKLVSSNRKFDLLVVGLQEVPKCGVEQVLQEAMADTHILLCQKAMQSIQMFLFGAKSSEAYIKEMKVDEHAVGGCGGVIGRKKGAVAMYVNFSGIQMVFVSCHLAAHERKVEKRNSECRHISHSLFSKNDIHYAKSADITVWLGDLNYRLEGISSLPARKMIEENRQSLRDRDQLLQEAEKGQVFNGYCEGTLSFKPTYKYNVGSSNYDSSYKIRVPSWTDRILFKVDHSSGLDAVLSSYEALDCVSSSDHKPVKAHLCLKVRGGNS; this comes from the exons ATGGGCAACTGCAGCAGCTTCAGATG GAGATTCAGTGAGCTGAACAGCAATGGCAtggtttccattgaagaggatggAACTCATGAAGGCATCAAGACGATCCGGATTCAGAAAGCCTGTGAGTTCACCACCGGCTCTGTGCTCTGTGTCTGCATTATCACATGGAACATGAACGGCAAG ATGTCTGTGGAGGACATAAGGAAGCTGGTGAGCTCCAACAGGAAGTTCGACTTGCTGGTCGTTGGGCTGCAAGAAGTCCCGAAATGCGGCGTCGAACAAGTTCTGCAAGAAGCCATGGCTGATACACACAT CTTGTTATGCCAGAAGGCCATGCAGTCGATTCAGATGTTCCTTTTCGGGGCAAAGAGTTCAGAAGCGTACATCAAAG AAATGAAGGTAGATGAACACGCAGTTGGAGGCTGCGGTGGCGTAATTGGGAGGAAGAAAGGAGCTGTGGCCATGTATGTAAACTTCAGCGGGATCCAGATGGTATTTGTGTCCTGCCATCTTGCAG CCCATGAACGCAAGGTGGAGAAGAGGAACTCTGAATGCCGGCATATTTCGCACTCGCTGTTCTCCAAGAATGACATACACTACGCCAAATCTGCAGACATAACAGTTTGGCTTGGTGACTTGAATTACAGATTAGAAGGAATAAGTTCGTTACCAGCAAGGAAGATGATCGAGGAGAATCGTCAAAGT CTAAGAGACAGAGACCAGCTGCTGCAAGAAGCCGAGAAGGGTCAAGTGTTCAATGGGTACTGTGAAGGGACCTTGTCTTTTAAGCCAACATACAAATATAATGTCGGAAGTAGCAACTACGATTCAAGTTACAAG ATCAGAGTACCATCTTGGacagataggatattgttcaaggtTGACCATTCTTCTGGCTTGGACGCCGTCTTAAGTTCATATGAAGCACTTGATTGTGTTAGCAGCTCGGATCACAAGCCTGTGAAAGCTCATCTTTGTCTGAAAGTACGTGGTGGCAATTCATAG
- the LOC123447733 gene encoding uncharacterized protein LOC123447733, whose product MEIPRSLGVHGNEGEEEEEEYDSVFYEDIEAPKFVDLTAPDDSCPADDPSWFCIRVGCDQSHEHVDPEALHRSFVMRVMAARSPNVRLHKAISRRNQSSMLPKCPHSAPAKPPRTRMTRLSLATEAARARLQGHRIRGLRDSPVRIKAARVDASSARKKALTTPRSKTARPRQEPFLSVKHQKAPVATAAAEIKGTVVKALFMTTPRKEAGRQTPAKSQPRPVAEVCSKMKKLNLACREVPSRYLSQLPTPKVANKCEEETAAVKIAKRVQEPRNGKKMILGCLVKCANAEADQENRSGREHINKDENSCKRTARRNWGEEPKEVLQESRVEVVEPLQPDIHGDDKENAPCCDQLAEQALIREEEEEDENSKRSENNENAPRKVLKRQNKVNAEQGGKLKKNTILRPFRLRTDERQVLKDANPERKPTASEKNTMPKDENRRVMQTGRCPDGKERDKLTCGDKQRKQITHAATSRLGESKTVLSSIRPNNARPALTKGKTVEKSQRAASSTRTAKITSGSTAPSRIGEKRKAPVKTSRLQTAAA is encoded by the exons ATGGAGATCCCACGCAGCCTCGGCGTCCATGGCaacgagggggaggaggaggaggaggagtacgacAGCGTCTTCTACGAGGACATCGAGGCGCCCAAGTTCGTCGACCTCACCGCCCCCGACGACTCCTGTCCCGCCGACGACCCCTCCTGGTTCTGCATCCGCGTAG GCTGCGACCAGAGCCACGAGCATGTCGACCCGGAGGCGCTGCACAGGAGCTTCGTCATGCGG GTCATGGCGGCGAGGAGCCCCAACGTGAGGCTGCACAAAGCCATCAGCAGGAGAAACCAGAG CTCGATGCTGCCGAAGTGCCCTCACTCTGCGCCGGCGAAGCCGCCGAGGACCCGGATGACCAGGCTGAGCCTGGCGACGGAGGCGGCGCGGGCCAGGCTGCAGGGCCACCGGATCCGCGGACTGCGGGACTCCCCGGTCCGGATCAAGGCGGCGAGGGTCGACGCGTCCAGCGCGAGGAAGAAGGCTCTCACCACGCCCAGGAGCAAGACCGCGCGGCCGAGGCAGGAGCCCTTCCTCAGCGTGAAGCACCAGAAGGCGCCGgtcgcgacggcggcggcggagatcAAGGGCACCGTGGTCAAGGCGCTCTTCATGACCACGCCCAGGAAGGAGGCCGGGCGGCAGACGCCGGCCAAGAGCCAGCCTCGTCCCGTGGCCGAGGTCTGCTCCAAGATGAAGAAGCTCAACCTGGCGTGCCGGGAGGTGCCTAGCAGGTACCTGTCGCAGCTGCCCACTCCCAAGGTCGCCAACAAGTGCGAGGAGGAGACGGCGGCGGTGAAGATCGCCAAGAGGGTGCAGGAGCCCAGGAacgggaagaagatgatcttaggCTGTTTAGTGAAATGCGCCAATGCCGAAGCAGACCAAGAGAACCGAAGTGGCCGTGAGCACATCAACAAGGATGAGAACTCCTGTAAACGAACCGCGAGGCGCAATTGGGGGGAAGAACCCAAGGAGGTGCTGCAGGAGTCACGGGTTGAGGTGGTGGAACCGTTGCAGCCCGACATTCATGGCGACGACAAGGAGAATGCACCGTGCTGCGATCAGCTCGCCGAGCAAGCCTTGAttcgggaagaagaagaagaagatgaaaacaGCAAGCGGTCGGAGAACAATGAGAATGCTCCTCGCAAG GTGCTTAAAAGGCAGAACAAGGTGAATGCAGAGCAGGGAGGGAAGCTTAAGAAAAATACCATCCTAAGGCCATTCAGGCTAAGGACTGAT GaaagacaggtgttgaaagatgcaaATCCAGAAAGAAAACCTACGGCCTCCGAGAAGAACACCATGCCAAAGGATGAAAATAGGCGAGTGATG CAAACTGGAAGATGCCCTGATGGTAAGGAAAGAGATAAACTGACTTGTGGCGACAAGCAG AGGAAACAAATTACACACGCTGCCACGAGTCGGCTTGGTGAATCTAAAACGGTTTTGAGTAGTATCCGTCCCAACAATGCGAGGCCTGCGCTGACTAAAGGCAAAACCGTAGAGAAATCACAGAGGGCAGCGTCATCAACAAGAACAGCCAAAATAACAAG tggttCCACCGCACCCTCTCGAATTGGAGAAAAGAGGAAGGCCCCCGTGAAAACATCCAGGCTCCAAACAGCGGCAGCTTGA